A section of the Balearica regulorum gibbericeps isolate bBalReg1 chromosome 6, bBalReg1.pri, whole genome shotgun sequence genome encodes:
- the VWC2L gene encoding von Willebrand factor C domain-containing protein 2-like isoform X2, whose amino-acid sequence MEKLRRGMALRIHEAWILLLVIPALVTPAAINHEDYPADEGDQTSSNDNLIFDDYRGKGCVDDSGFVYKLGERFFPGHSNCPCVCTEDGPVCDQPECPKIHPKCTKVEHNGCCPECKEVKNFCEYHGKNYKILEEFKVPTALQEPR is encoded by the coding sequence ATGGAGAAGCTGAGGAGGGGGATGGCTCTTCGTATCCACGAAGCCTGGATACTTCTGCTTGTAATCCCTGCTTTGGTCACTCCAGCTGCCATCAATCATGAAGACTACCCTGCCGATGAAGGGGACCAGACCTCCAGCAATGACAATCTGATCTTTGATGACTACCGAGGGAAGGGCTGTGTGGATGACAGTGGCTTTGTGTACAAACTGGGAGAACGTTTTTTCCCGGGACATTCCAACTGTCCCTGTGTCTGTACTGAGGATGGACCTGTTTGCGATCAACCAGAATGCCCTAAAATCCATCCAAAGTGCACAAAAGTGGAACACAATGGATGCTGTCCAGAATGCAAAGAAGTGAAAAACTTTTGTGAATATCACgggaaaaattacaaaatcttGGAGGAATTTAAG